From the Chanodichthys erythropterus isolate Z2021 chromosome 9, ASM2448905v1, whole genome shotgun sequence genome, the window TATTTGCTTTGTTAAAACAACTCACttgctgagtttgtccattttttaacccaacttaggttgtttaacccagcatttttagattgTAACATGTTCCTGAATTAAACACCTTCATCATTCATAAGAACTGAGCTTTACTCCATGAGATTGAGTTTTCCTGAAAGACTCTTATTTCAGTAACACTAAACCACAGGCTGAATGTTCCAGCGTAACTGAAGAGACGGGTCGGGTTAAATAACGCGTGACGTGACTGCAGCGGTCACGACTAGAGCAGGTGTACGACAGAACAAGTGTTTCTCTAGTAAAACATGCTGGATAAATTAATCAGTCCTCAAGAAATGGTAACGTGCTATAATGAGAGTTTTCTAGAAGATGTTTAAAGCTTGAAGGATCATCAGAGGATCTGAACTGTTTAAGGTAACATGAGATGTTTCTCATTTCTGTTCTGCTGGTGTTTACCTGGTTATTTACTTCCCCTGCCATAAACTCATGTTTGACAAAATACATTCATGTTTCTGTATGAACATGTTTTCACAGTCAGTATGCTGAAAACGGAGACGAGGAGGAAGGAAACAAAATGACGAGGCCTGACGCTTTCATCTCACTGGATGCTGAAGCTGATGTCTCTGCAAGAAGAAGAAAACCAACCCTCGTTAGGTAAgagatgttcttcctcagtttttctgtcttgtttttcagCACAAATATCTACACATCCtgagaaatgactgaagatattaattcaaagagaaaacagctttatttttctgactccaTTGGCAGATAATATCTTTAGTCATTgttcttctccagtaaatgtgttttgatttaagaatgtttagatatttgtcagaaacactgaggaagaacatcatttttttgcagtgttgatGTAGTTTAAATCGcgttcacacagcagctttactcCAGAACTGTCTGTGCTCCTTCTGATTCAGATCCAAAACATTTGATCCTTCACTTCTTCTGCAAGTCCAGAGTGACTCTGAATCAAAGTGTGAACGCAGGAAACCACAGTCCTGTCAGGTGCGTCCGTCGCTCCAGTGTTTCTCCTCCTGTGAGGGATGTTGAACACTGATTTTATTTACAATCTTAACTGTGATTTTTATTCCACTGTTATAGACAAAAATGTTCTATAAGGAACCTTAAGGGCGCTTCATATATAGTCAGTTCCATTTCATGAATTAAGCAGCtcgtaaacatactttatcacatatattatgcaacatttctccttatataggTGTTCTTTAAAATGCAGTCCTGAACCCTAGAGTTCCTTATAGAACCCACTGAACCTTTAAAACACATTGACTGAATATCCATCATGTTGTGTTTCAGTCTCTGCGCACTAATTCCCAGTACCACAAAGTTTTTAAAGACATAAGTGAAGATGAGCATCTGAGACAGAGTACGTACGTTCAGTTTTATGTTTGCCAATAATTATTTCACTTTTAATGAACACACTTTGATTTGTATATCCCTGCGTCCGTGTGACAGGTTACACCTGCGCCCTGCAGAAGGACATACTGTACCAGGGGAGGCTGTTTGTGTCCGAGAACTGGATTTGTTTCCATTCAAAAGTGTTTGGAAAAGACACAAAGGTAAAACCTGAACCTACACAAGTTTGGGCTCTGTaagatatttaatgtttttgaaagagtctcttctgctcaccaacgATAAAAAGtagagtaaaaacagtgaaatattattacaatttataatagCTGTTTGTTATGTAAATATATAGTCAAatataatgtattcctgtgatcaaagctgaatttatttgattaaaaatacagtaaaaatcacaaaatattattataatttaaaatagctgttttctatgtgaatatattgtcaaatataatgtattcctgtgatcaaagctgaatttatttgatcaaaaatatagtaaaaatcacaaaatattattacaatttaaaacagctgttttctatttgaatatatggtcaaatataatttattcctgtgatcaaagctgaatttatttgatcaaaaatacagtaaaaatcacaaaatattattacaatttaaaaccgctgttttctatgtgaatatatagtgaaatataatttattcctgtgatcaaagctgaatttatttgatcaaaaatacagtacaaatcacaaaatattattacaatttaaaaccgctattttctatttgaatatatggtcaaatataatttattcctgtgatcaatgctgaatttatttgatcaaaaatacagtaaaaatcacaaaatattattacaatttaaaaccgctgttttctatgtgaatatatagtgaaatataatttattcctgtgatcaaagctgaatttatttgatcaaaaatacagtaaaaatcacaaaatattattacaatttaaaacatctgttttctatgtgaatatatagtgaaatataatttattcctgtgatcaaagctgaatttatttgatcaaaaatacagtaaaaagcacaaaatattattacaatttaaaacatctattttctatgtgaatatatagtcaaatataatttattctttacagtcttcagtgtgtaacgaagcgggactgaggcggagatccatttgcaagcttttattacaaaagtaagcgtggtcgtacaggcagggtcaatcaggagcaaacaggtacagcagagggttaggcagaatcgtagtcagggcacaggcagtagatcgaggcaggcggatatcattcacagaacagtataacaaGCAAGGGTagggacaggcagcaacgggtcaatacacaggaacaggcaagatcaaacacaggcagacaggatacaaggtacgctcagaattgtcactaggaatcaagacttcgcggtgaggtggtgtgtgtatgagtcctttatagttcaggtaatgcgtatcagctgggtgtggtgattagtgtggagtgtgcatggctgtatgtggcaacaggtgattggtggagtgagtgcatgtgattgacaggggggatgatgggaaatgtagtccgggaactgacaagATTGtaacaggaacagatggtgatcatgacaagtgtttattttttcttcagaTTGCGATTCCAGTGTCTTCAGTGACCGTCATCAAGAAAACGAAGACGGCCATCTTGGTGCCAAACGCACTGGTGATTTCTACAGCACACGAGCGGGTAAAAGTCGTTTGGTTTTCCTGTGAATCGGCTTGTGATCGTGTCCGTTTTACTAATCGCTGTTATTGTGATTTTCACAGCATGTGTTTGTGTCGTTTCTGTCTCGAGACACGACTTTCAAAGTTTTGATGTCCGTGTGCCCTCATCTGGTTGTAAGTTCTTCAGTCACACGCGTTTATTTCAGTTCAGCTGAGTCGTATagtttctgatgaatgaatgtgTCCCGACTGCAGGAGAAGAGTCTTGGAAACAGTCAGAAGATTCTGGGAGCTCATCCGGCATCTCTGCCCACGGTAAGACCGTTTCAGCTCATCCCGTCATCGATCCGTTTTCCTGCGTTACATTCAGATAcattcatgatgtctgtgcaCAGGATTTCCCTGCGGATCTGTCCGATCTGGACGCTCCGGTCAGACCGACGGTTCAGCATGTGGACGACAGCAGCAGCTCCGACTGTCCAGAGTCGCCGACCTTCGTGAAAACACCGAGTGTGTATTTCAATGAAGTTCTGCTGTTCACGTCCCCTGTGAAAAAGAACTGCATTTACACttaaattcaaatgtatttaGGGGTTCAAGTGCTGaaattttattgtaatttgttaaattttccaaggatcagcattctcctCTAAAAGTGATCAGGATACAGCGGTCGAAAGTATGAAATGGATCATAACTCCTGTACTGTTAGGCATAGACTCAAGTGCCGTTGGAATCCTCAAGACATATAAAATGCATGCCTCGGATTCGCTCATCAATCAGGCGAAATGTTTgggtattttggattttttgaaaaaactacTTTTGTGAACTAGTCTTAGGATTTTGACCTGATCATAACCAAACCAgtacttttttctttaaaaaaagttgaCATTTCGATTCACAGTCTCTAAGGGCCACCAAAATGTTAgaagtgggcggagccacttttactaaaatggctataacttgtgaacggaatgagatatttttgCCAAACTTGGCACAcctatgtaagagctcattctgtggtcatgtggaaaaaggaCAGggcgactggccacttggtggcgctataatagaaaaaaaacctgaaaatggctataactacaCCGTTTGTCCAACCGACTTGAAAATTGGTATACAGTGTCTTCAGTGCCCACGACATTCACCcacaactttgcctctaggactgcCTCTGTCCACCGAATCGTtcgttaaatattggagattattttaaagaaaaaacaactTTGGCGAactacactgccctccaaaagtttggaaacactcCTGGCAAAGTGTGATTTTGGACGATATCTGCATGAATCCTGataattttttggtgcaaatacattacagtaacttgacattatcattgaagaccagcattaataatattttgattacataataatggcaatatattcatgtcaaagtcagacatgctgTGAtgctggtttaaacttggcccaggtttgtaagagatgtttgggtcagcacaccttaatatcttcaacaattgattgacaattaagtttagaatacaatgaaccaatcagaacccagtttaggacagatagctgctaatgctggatattttgatgaagttttttctatgtataaactgtttatgtaataaaatatgtttgtgttgtcccttatcagtgcaaaattatcacaaattaaaaaggattcatgccaatattgtccgaaaccccacttttctaaaGCGTTTCCAAAcatttggagggcagtgtagtCCTAGGATTTTGGCTCAACCTCCATAACTGTAAAAAGCTTTATAAACCATATATTTTCTATAATACATTGCCTGTATTGGcagtaaatggtcttttccatctatgatcgagatggttacaggcttgctcATTAAAACATAATATCTTTTTGCGCATGTACTTTAAAGGCCTTAAACGCTTGAACCCCGATGAATGCTGCTCACAgctatatttaaatgtatattcagTGCCGTTATTAGGACTTAAGTATATCTTTATATGtcatttaatttctattttattatctttgaaatatggtaaatgcactgcaaaaaatgactttcttcctcagtatttcgCAACTTCCTTTAAGTATGTTAGTCatcacatcaaaataagtggaCTTATTTGAAGCACAACAAAAGAATTAAAGaagttaaaacattatttaaaatgtactttatgaattttactgaaatttgacattattacaaagtgtaattttaaaaagtgtgtTTAGAAACATAAACTCTTTAAGTTGACTTCTTCAATGATATAGTATCTCCAAGtggtttttaaataatatacttttaagatttaaagtACACTAGATACAATTAGGTGCACTCAGTTATACACTTAAATGCAcaattaaaaagttttttttttttttttgtctccatGTGATTCTTCCACAGAATTTCCAAAACGATCCCAAGCTTTTATTGAAGTGACTAAACGAGACGGTGAACTGGATTCTCATCCGCAACAAGAAATCCAGGCTACAACAAACTTACCGTACACTGgtaaaacacacactcacacacacacacactcgcacagatCTGGAGTCTCTCAGTGATCTCTGCCGTGTGTTTCAGGACCTCCAGGATCAGCGGAGGTGGAGTTCATGAAAACCCTGAGGCCggtgtctctctctctgaacGCTCTGGTGTtgatctatctgtctctgtgaGTCTGATCATCATCTCAGTACGTTTGTTCATCACTCCAGACTCAGATCTGAGCTTCATTTGCTCTTCATCTCTCAGGGTTTGTGTCCTGCTGTTGTCCTCCTGTTACATGGCCTTCAAGATTGTGTCTCTGGAGGAACGTCTGACGTCTCTTGTGTCACTGGAGTTTCCTCATAAAAGGTAAAGATGAAAATTATCTAAtgtctttcattcatctttgattAGATTGCATTGGTCAAGcaccagctaacagggaacgttcaaagttatctggtctttaataacattctcaaaacatcaaaacattatttatacatcattcatGGAACGTCGGACGTTTATCTAACGTTTATCACTACTTGTTATAGAACGttaagagaacattcaaaagtaacgttcctataatgtttgaagaataaGATGTTTTTTCCCGTGAATGAAACACTCCAGACTCCAGCTGATTATCAAGTCTTTGAATATATTCTAATATTTCACGCTTCATATAATCTGTTTGTCTTGCGATCAATGTAGATGTCACATGACCAAACGCTGTGCGTGTGTTTATGATTCCAGAGATGAATATCTGTACGCTGGAGACACAGCTGAGATCTACTCGGTTCTTTCTGcaagtcttctgaagctggAAAAGGTTTGTCTGCATGAACAGACCCGAACGACTCAGATCTCGATCAAACATTTGTTGTTACTCATCTGATGTACCAGAAAGCAGGTGTTTATTCggggtttaaagggttagttcactcaaaaatgaaatttctgtcattaattactcaccctcatgtcgttccacaccctaagttcatcttcagaacacaaattaagatatttttgatgaaataggcctacatagccagcaatgacatttcctctctcaagatccattaatgtactaaaaacatatttaaatcagttcatgtgagtacagtggttcaatattaatattataaagccacgagaatatttttggtgtgccaaaaaaacaaaataacgacttatttagtgatggccgattttctgctcaggaagcttcggagcattatgaatcttttgtgtcgaatcagtggttaAATGTCAGagtaaataataacattttaaatcctAGCTAACataaatatgttctaagaacacgaacgtttgttcataactttgagagaaccttgccataacgttccctgttagctcATTCCACAGCGATTATGATCATGAGTGATTGTTGATTATGAGCTCTTCTGAACAACACAATCATGCTTTTGCAGATTCACAGAAACCTGCAGAGACTGATGGAGAGCGTGACTGACGCCTGACGGACGTTCTTCTCTCAGAGAAGTGGAAACCATGCCAGTCATCGCCATGATTTCAATGTGTTTCTTGTTTAAGAATCATCATCATAAGTAGAACTAGTTGCCGTTTTATTAGAACAACTGATCTCAGTAATGAAGTCAAacgtaaaataaaaattaactgAGCCAGTGTTTTCTCACTCATTTGACTGATGATATGTTTAATAAAGAGTATAAGATAAACTATACAgatatttgatgttttgtatGAATAGACTGTACAGtaacccagctaacaaaaacattttctaaGAACGTTcccacaaaaatgtttttttctgactgttctctgaactttcaaatattcagtttttaaaatgttttaaaaaagttggtcccactttatttTAAGTGGCCTTAATTATTCTGTACTTACattgaaattaatcatttgatacaatgcacttattgtgtacatgcatgtttttacattgtacttatattttaaaaacacctgcatgtaatgacatctgtaattaatttctgtaattgcaCTGTTGACCATCCCTTACACTTTAACCCTACCCAtcccaccaaacctgtccctaaccttacccgtatacacctcaatagcagcaaaagtgttttgcaattcaatatgaacccaataaatacattgtacttatttctgatgtaagtacatagcaGTAATATAAATTGGGACCAAAAagtttttcttggttatgcaaACGTTAGAGAAAACATTAAGggaattgctgggttaaaacaatccaatcggtgagtttgtccattttcaacccaacttgggttgtttttaatccagcattTCTTAGAGTGTATTTAATCATTcctcaaacattatgggaacgttacttttgaatgttctgatACAAACGTTAGACGAACATCCAAAAAGTGGccaaaagtgacatttacattatttaagATCAGATAACGGTTAGTATATATAAAACCataaatacactctaaaaaactgctgggttaaaaacaacccaagttgggttaaaaatggacaaaccta encodes:
- the LOC137026176 gene encoding GRAM domain-containing protein 2B, translating into MEKQSVSEDSTLQCRSDAGRPMCSVPPHQQMNECVSIRQYAENGDEEEGNKMTRPDAFISLDAEADVSARRRKPTLVRSKTFDPSLLLQVQSDSESKCERRKPQSCQSLRTNSQYHKVFKDISEDEHLRQSYTCALQKDILYQGRLFVSENWICFHSKVFGKDTKIAIPVSSVTVIKKTKTAILVPNALVISTAHERHVFVSFLSRDTTFKVLMSVCPHLVEKSLGNSQKILGAHPASLPTDFPADLSDLDAPVRPTVQHVDDSSSSDCPESPTFVKTPKFPKRSQAFIEVTKRDGELDSHPQQEIQATTNLPYTGPPGSAEVEFMKTLRPVSLSLNALVLIYLSLVCVLLLSSCYMAFKIVSLEERLTSLVSLEFPHKRDEYLYAGDTAEIYSVLSASLLKLEKIHRNLQRLMESVTDA